The Vicia villosa cultivar HV-30 ecotype Madison, WI linkage group LG1, Vvil1.0, whole genome shotgun sequence genome includes a region encoding these proteins:
- the LOC131650382 gene encoding uncharacterized protein LOC131650382: protein MGEKVTLKKNRYGSNPIGEIIDHAETTLEEPHVEAHVDPLVEPNVETIFSEDLREENPKNEEHEVQGEWNVEAGVDDDIPIAHIMKSIIENVTKSEDKDTHEKAKKMVDVNEETETNEELVVTMLKSIAWTPVNKKRKVQEKITEKKSLKRKLAQSSDSETYAKEDVHDIASTIRRKVGGKRILMSVVVAPVDNRLFHCEINVQKWKYVFLRRISYERELGTDALDCKEIMDLLKAFGLMKTIADFGPCYEKLFKEIITTITSECNLEGSSDYNKVYVRGKCMIFSPSIINDFLGRSKSAKT from the exons ATGGGGGAGAAAGTAACACTAAAGAAAAATAGGTATGGATCCAACCCTATTGGGGAAATCATTGATCATGCTGAAACCACTCTTGAGGAACCACATGTTGAAGCACATGTTGATCCACTTGTTGAACCAAATGTTGAAACAATT TTTTCTGAAGACCTAAGAGAGGAGAACCCTAAAAATGAAGAACATGAGGTTCAAGGTGAATGGAATGTAGAAGCTGGTGTGGATGATGACATTCCTATTGCCCATATAATGAAGAGCATCATTGAAAATGTAACCAAGTCTGAAGATAAAGATACTCATGAGAAGGCTAAAAAAATGGTGGATGTGAATGAAGAAACTGAAACTAATGAAGAACTTGTTGTTACTATGCTGAAGAGTATAGCTTG GACGCCCGTGAATAAGAAAAGAAAGGTTCAAGAGAAAATTACTGAGAAGAAGTCTCTAAAGAGAAAGCTAGCTCAATCAAGTGACTCTGAGACATATGCTAAAGAAGATGTCCATGACATTGCGTCTACCATAAGGAGAAAGGTTGGTGGAAAGAGAATTCTTATGAGTGTTGTTGTTGCACCCGTGGATAATAGGTTATTCCATTGTGAAATAAATGTTCAGAAGTGGAAGTATGTTTTTCTAAGAAGGATTTCTTATGAAAGAGAGCTAGGTACCGATGCTCTTGATTGTAAAGAAATTATGGATTTGCTGAAGGCTTTTGGGCTAATGAAAACTATAGCTGATTTTGGTCCCTGCTATGAAAAGTTGTTCAAGGAAATCATAACGACCATTACTAGTGAGTGTAATCTTGAAGGAAGTAGCGATTATAACAAGGTTTATGTAAGAGGAAAGTGCATGATATTTTCACCCTCCATCATTAATGACTTTTTGGGTAGAAGCAAGTCTGCAAAGACATAG